The Chryseobacterium wanjuense sequence TAGCACAAAAAAACTCGCAGGAAGTTTATCCGGCGAGTTTAATTTTTTAGTTAAAAATTTTATTCGATATCGAAGATTATTTTTTCGGTTTGATGCTTTAAATCTTCCAAATTTGTATTGTTGTAGATAATACAGTCGGCCAGTTTTATCTTGTCTTTTTCGGGCATCTGCTTTTCCATAATGGCCTGTACTTCACGGTAGGTTTTACCGTCTCTGTCCATCACCCTTTTTATTCTGATATTATCTTCGGCCGTTACCAGAATAGATTTGTAGCATTGCAGATTTAGCTTTAATTCAAATAATAAGGCGGTTTCTTTAAAAACCAGATATTTGGTCTGTTTCTTCACCCAATCCTCAAAATCAATGCGTACTGCGGGATGAATGATTTCATTTAATTGATGAAGTAATTCTTTATTGTTAA is a genomic window containing:
- the coaE gene encoding dephospho-CoA kinase (Dephospho-CoA kinase (CoaE) performs the final step in coenzyme A biosynthesis.): MEELHSEPQKAEPEPLSASKVIGLTGGIGSGKTTVAKFIEECGFPVYYSDDRAKEIVNDNDDLKQKIKELLGEEAYDKDDLYDRKFVAEKVFNNKELLHQLNEIIHPAVRIDFEDWVKKQTKYLVFKETALLFELKLNLQCYKSILVTAEDNIRIKRVMDRDGKTYREVQAIMEKQMPEKDKIKLADCIIYNNTNLEDLKHQTEKIIFDIE